Proteins encoded in a region of the Marmota flaviventris isolate mMarFla1 chromosome 3, mMarFla1.hap1, whole genome shotgun sequence genome:
- the Pdgfb gene encoding platelet-derived growth factor subunit B, whose amino-acid sequence MNRCWALFLSLCCYLRLVSAEGDPIPEELYEMLSDRSIRSFEDLQRLLHSDSVDDDGAELDLNMTRTHPGGEPESSSRGRRSLGPLAGAEPAMIAECKTRTEVFEISRRLLDRTNANFLVWPPCVEVQRCSGCCNSRNVRCRPAQVQLRPVQVRKIEIVRKKPTFKKATVTLEDHLACKCETVVSARPVTRSPAGSQEQRARTPQTRVTIRTVRVRRPPKGKHRKFKHTHDKTALKETLGA is encoded by the exons GGGGACCCCATTCCTGAGGAACTCTATGAGATGCTGAGTGACCGCTCCATCCGCTCCTTCGAGGACCTCCAGCGCCTGCTGCACAGTGACTCCGTAG ATGACGATGGGGCTGAGCTGGACCTCAACATGACCCGGACTCACCCCGGAGGCGAGCCAGAGAGCTCTTCTCGTGGGAGGAGGAGCCTGG GGCCCCTGGCGGGGGCAGAGCCAGCCATGATCGCCGAGTGCAAGACGCGCACCGAGGTGTTTGAGATCTCACGGCGCCTGCTGGACCGCACCAACGCCAACTTCCTGGTGTGGCCGCCGTGCGTGGAGGTGCAGCGCTGCTCTGGCTGTTGCAACAGCCGCAACGTGCGCTGCCGGCCTGCGCAGGTGCAGCTGCGGCCCGTGCAG GTGAGAAAGATCGAGATCGTGCGGAAGAAGCCAACCTTTAAGAAGGCCACGGTGACCCTGGAGGACCACCTGGCCTGCAAGTGTGAGACGGTGGTGTCTGCGCGGCCTGTGACCCGGAGCCCCGCGGGTTCCCAGGAGCAGCGAG CCAGGACACCCCAAACTCGGGTGACCATTCGGACAGTGCGAGTCCGCCGGCCCCCGAAGGGGAAGCACCGGAAATTCAAGCACACACATGACAAGACGGCGCTGAAGGAGACCCTCGGGGCCTAG